Proteins from one Salmonella bongori NCTC 12419 genomic window:
- a CDS encoding transketolase, translated as MNVREITQLARDIRVATLKSLTHLGFGHYGGSMSVVETLAVLYGGVMKIDPADPDWPERDYFVLSKGHAGPALYSTLAIKGYFPLEELNTLNQNGTRLPSHPDRLKTRGVDATTGSLGQGISIAGGMALSHKLAGRPNRVFCIVGDGELNEGQCWEAFQFIAHHRLHNLTVFIDWNKQQLDGELDDIINPFDLEGKFRAFGFDVATVKGDDIAGLLEVVGPVPPAGARPRVVILDSIKGQGVPCLEQLTNSHHLRLTADMKQTLNEAIQQLEVTHD; from the coding sequence ATGAACGTAAGAGAAATCACCCAACTGGCGCGCGACATTCGCGTCGCTACGCTCAAATCCTTAACTCATCTGGGCTTTGGGCACTATGGTGGCAGCATGTCGGTAGTGGAGACCCTGGCAGTCCTGTATGGCGGGGTAATGAAAATCGATCCTGCCGATCCAGACTGGCCGGAGCGCGATTACTTCGTACTGTCGAAAGGCCATGCGGGGCCCGCTTTGTACAGTACCCTGGCCATTAAAGGCTATTTTCCGCTGGAAGAGCTGAACACGCTTAACCAGAACGGTACGCGCCTGCCCAGCCATCCTGATCGACTAAAAACGCGCGGCGTGGACGCCACAACTGGCTCACTGGGGCAGGGCATTTCTATCGCCGGAGGTATGGCGCTGTCGCATAAGCTGGCGGGGCGACCCAATCGGGTATTTTGTATTGTCGGCGATGGAGAATTGAATGAAGGGCAGTGCTGGGAGGCATTCCAGTTTATTGCCCACCACCGACTACACAATCTGACAGTTTTCATCGACTGGAACAAGCAGCAACTTGACGGCGAACTGGATGACATTATTAACCCTTTTGATCTGGAAGGGAAATTCCGCGCGTTCGGTTTCGATGTCGCTACTGTCAAAGGCGATGATATCGCCGGGCTACTGGAAGTGGTTGGGCCTGTGCCGCCCGCCGGGGCTCGACCACGGGTGGTGATCCTCGACAGTATTAAAGGGCAGGGGGTGCCGTGCCTGGAACAATTAACGAATTCTCACCACTTACGCCTGACGGCTGACATGAAGCAGACGCTCAATGAGGCCATTCAGCAACTGGAGGTCACGCATGATTAA
- a CDS encoding PTS ascorbate transporter subunit IIC — MFILETLNFVVDILKVPSVLVGLIALIGLVAQKKAFSDVVKGTIKTILGFIVLGGGATVLVGSLNPLGGMFEHAFNIQGIIPNNEAIVSIALEKYGASTALIMAFGMVANIVVARFTRLKYIFLTGHHTFYMACMIGVILTVAGFEGVGLVFTGSLILGLVMAFFPALAQRYMKRITGTDDIAFGHFGTLGYVLSGWIGSLCGKGSRSTEEMNLPKNLSFLRDSSISISLTMMIIYLIMAISAGRDYVEATFSGGQNYLVYAIIMAITFAAGVFIILQGVRLILAEIVPAFTGFSEKLVPNARPALDCPVVYPYAPNAVLIGFLFSFLGGLVGLFLLGQMKLVLILPGVVPHFFTGATAGVFGNATGGRRGAMIGAFANGLLITFLPVLLLPVLGAIGFANTTFSDADFGAIGILLGNLARYLSPMAITGLVVALFALLVAYNVFAKNKSVNGNAQENSGAKE, encoded by the coding sequence ATGTTTATCCTTGAAACGCTGAATTTTGTTGTTGATATTTTAAAAGTGCCATCGGTCCTTGTGGGCCTCATTGCCCTGATTGGTTTAGTGGCGCAGAAAAAAGCTTTTTCCGATGTAGTAAAAGGCACGATTAAAACTATTTTGGGCTTTATTGTCCTTGGCGGTGGCGCAACCGTACTGGTCGGCTCATTAAATCCGCTGGGCGGTATGTTTGAACATGCCTTTAATATTCAGGGCATCATTCCCAATAATGAAGCGATAGTCTCAATTGCGCTAGAGAAATATGGTGCCTCTACTGCATTAATTATGGCATTTGGCATGGTAGCCAATATTGTCGTGGCACGCTTTACGCGTCTTAAATATATCTTTTTGACCGGGCATCACACTTTTTATATGGCCTGTATGATTGGCGTGATCCTGACCGTTGCGGGTTTCGAGGGCGTAGGACTGGTATTTACCGGATCGCTGATCCTGGGGTTAGTCATGGCGTTCTTCCCGGCCCTGGCTCAGCGTTACATGAAGCGGATTACCGGCACTGACGATATTGCGTTTGGTCACTTTGGCACGCTGGGATATGTGCTTTCCGGCTGGATTGGCAGCTTGTGTGGTAAAGGTTCCCGTTCTACAGAAGAGATGAACCTGCCGAAGAATCTCAGTTTTTTGCGCGACAGTTCTATCTCGATCTCGCTGACCATGATGATTATCTATCTGATCATGGCCATTAGCGCAGGGCGTGACTATGTGGAGGCGACGTTTAGCGGCGGGCAAAACTATCTGGTGTACGCCATCATCATGGCAATTACTTTCGCTGCAGGCGTATTCATCATTCTGCAAGGCGTCCGTCTGATTCTGGCGGAAATTGTGCCGGCCTTTACCGGCTTTTCTGAAAAGCTGGTGCCAAACGCACGTCCGGCTCTGGACTGTCCGGTGGTGTATCCCTATGCCCCTAACGCGGTGTTGATTGGCTTCTTGTTTAGCTTCCTTGGCGGGTTGGTAGGGTTATTCCTGCTTGGGCAGATGAAGCTGGTACTGATTCTGCCAGGCGTAGTGCCGCACTTCTTTACCGGCGCGACCGCTGGCGTCTTTGGCAATGCTACTGGCGGTCGTCGCGGCGCGATGATTGGCGCGTTTGCTAATGGTTTGTTGATCACTTTCCTGCCAGTGCTGTTACTGCCAGTTCTGGGGGCGATCGGTTTTGCCAATACCACCTTCTCGGATGCTGACTTTGGTGCGATCGGTATTTTGTTGGGTAACCTGGCGCGTTATCTGTCGCCGATGGCTATCACGGGGCTGGTGGTGGCGTTGTTTGCGCTACTGGTGGCATACAACGTGTTTGCTAAAAACAAATCAGTCAACGGCAATGCGCAGGAAAACAGCGGAGCGAAAGAATGA
- a CDS encoding PTS sugar transporter subunit IIB — protein sequence MKIMAICGSGLGSSFMVEMNIKKVLKKLNIDAEVEHSDLSSAVPGAADLFVMAKDIAASASVPESQLVVINNIIDINELETQLRAWFDKQ from the coding sequence ATGAAAATCATGGCAATTTGCGGTTCCGGCCTGGGTAGTAGTTTTATGGTAGAAATGAATATTAAAAAAGTATTAAAAAAACTCAATATTGATGCTGAGGTGGAACATTCCGATCTCTCGTCGGCGGTACCCGGGGCTGCCGATCTTTTTGTGATGGCAAAAGATATCGCTGCCAGCGCCAGCGTACCGGAAAGCCAATTGGTGGTGATCAATAACATCATCGACATCAACGAACTGGAAACGCAACTGCGCGCATGGTTCGATAAACAATAA
- a CDS encoding PTS sugar transporter subunit IIA, whose translation MLGIWLSDATITLQESVETWPQALEICGKPLLDAGIIAPEYITAIVQQHQKLGPYYVLAPGLAMPHARPEEGAKGLGLSLLKLQHGVSFDAEEFDPVDVIIMLAAPDKHSHIEMISALAELFSSDADMEKLHQAKTVEDIKTIIARF comes from the coding sequence ATGCTGGGAATCTGGTTATCTGACGCAACCATCACGCTTCAGGAGAGTGTGGAAACGTGGCCACAGGCGTTGGAAATATGTGGTAAGCCATTGCTGGACGCGGGCATTATCGCACCCGAGTACATCACGGCTATTGTTCAGCAGCACCAAAAGCTTGGGCCGTATTATGTGTTGGCGCCAGGATTAGCGATGCCCCATGCGAGACCGGAAGAGGGGGCGAAAGGGTTAGGTTTGTCGTTATTGAAACTACAGCACGGTGTTTCATTTGACGCAGAAGAGTTCGATCCGGTTGACGTTATTATTATGCTGGCGGCTCCTGATAAACACAGCCATATCGAAATGATATCGGCGCTGGCAGAATTATTTTCCAGTGATGCAGATATGGAAAAATTACATCAGGCAAAAACTGTGGAGGACATTAAAACGATTATTGCCCGCTTCTGA
- a CDS encoding LacI family DNA-binding transcriptional regulator — translation MSIPRKRRSTGKVTIADVAQLAGVGTMTVSRALRTPEQVSDKLREKIEAAVHELGYMPNLAASALASASSHTIAMVVPNLAEAGCSEMFAGLQQILQPAGYQIMLAESQHRVEQEEKLLETLLASNIAAAILLSVEHSDTVRQWLKNASIPVMEMGAIRSDPIDMNIGIDNVAAMYELTEMLIQRGYQNIGLLCANQEQWIFQQHLHGWYKAMLRHHMSPNRVINAALPPNFSTGASQLPEFLLAWPELDALVCVSDELACGALYECQRRRIKVPDELAVVGFGDSDVSRVCQPPLTTMAVPHRKIGSEAGRALLERLNQGNWSDQKSIASSLCMRESC, via the coding sequence ATGTCGATACCCCGTAAACGGCGCAGTACCGGTAAAGTCACTATCGCCGATGTAGCCCAACTTGCCGGTGTAGGCACGATGACCGTGTCGCGAGCCTTACGTACGCCGGAACAGGTTTCCGATAAACTCCGGGAAAAAATTGAAGCGGCAGTGCATGAGCTGGGTTATATGCCCAATCTCGCCGCCAGCGCGCTGGCGTCGGCCTCGTCGCACACCATCGCGATGGTCGTCCCAAATCTTGCAGAAGCGGGATGTTCTGAAATGTTCGCCGGCCTGCAACAGATCTTACAGCCCGCGGGCTATCAGATTATGCTGGCGGAGTCGCAGCATCGGGTAGAACAAGAGGAGAAGCTGCTCGAAACGCTGCTGGCGTCCAACATTGCCGCGGCGATTCTGCTTAGCGTCGAACATAGCGATACGGTGCGTCAGTGGCTGAAAAATGCCTCTATCCCGGTGATGGAGATGGGCGCGATTCGCAGCGATCCTATTGATATGAATATCGGTATTGATAACGTTGCGGCAATGTATGAGCTGACGGAAATGCTGATTCAGCGCGGTTACCAGAATATCGGACTGCTGTGCGCCAATCAGGAGCAGTGGATTTTTCAGCAACATCTGCACGGCTGGTACAAAGCGATGCTGCGCCACCACATGTCGCCCAACCGGGTCATTAACGCCGCCCTGCCGCCCAATTTTTCTACCGGCGCATCACAACTGCCGGAGTTTTTACTGGCGTGGCCAGAGTTGGATGCGCTGGTATGCGTATCAGATGAGCTGGCCTGCGGCGCGTTATACGAGTGCCAACGGCGGCGTATTAAAGTTCCGGACGAGTTGGCGGTTGTCGGATTTGGCGATAGCGATGTCAGCCGGGTATGTCAGCCGCCGCTAACGACAATGGCCGTACCGCATCGCAAAATTGGTAGCGAAGCCGGACGGGCGCTGCTGGAAAGGTTAAATCAGGGAAACTGGAGCGATCAAAAATCCATCGCTTCCAGTTTATGTATGCGGGAAAGTTGTTAA
- the yfcD gene encoding NUDIX hydrolase YfcD, with the protein MVEQRRLASTEWVDIVNEDNEVIAQSSREQMRAQRLRHRATYIVVHDGMGKILVQRRTETKDFLPGMLDATAGGVVQADEPLLESARREAEEELGIAGVPFAEHGLFYFEDEHCRVWGALFSCVSHGPFALQEDEVSEVCWLTPEEITARCDEFTPDSLKALALWMTRNAKNEAALQEKPEETE; encoded by the coding sequence ATGGTGGAACAGCGTCGTTTGGCAAGTACGGAATGGGTGGATATTGTGAATGAAGATAATGAAGTCATTGCACAGTCCAGCCGGGAACAGATGCGTGCGCAACGCTTACGACATCGTGCGACGTATATCGTTGTTCACGATGGTATGGGTAAAATTCTGGTGCAGCGGCGTACCGAAACAAAAGATTTTTTGCCCGGTATGTTAGATGCTACCGCAGGCGGCGTAGTCCAGGCCGATGAACCGCTACTGGAATCTGCCCGCCGCGAAGCGGAAGAAGAGTTGGGAATTGCAGGCGTGCCGTTTGCCGAACACGGTCTGTTTTACTTTGAAGACGAGCATTGCCGGGTCTGGGGGGCGTTGTTTAGCTGTGTGTCCCATGGGCCTTTTGCGCTTCAGGAAGATGAAGTTAGCGAAGTCTGCTGGTTGACTCCGGAAGAGATCACTGCGCGCTGTGATGAATTTACCCCGGACTCCCTGAAAGCGCTGGCGTTGTGGATGACCCGCAACGCCAAAAATGAAGCCGCGCTTCAGGAAAAACCGGAAGAGACAGAATAA
- the yfcE gene encoding phosphodiesterase — MKLMFASDIHGSLPATERVLERFGQSGARWLVILGDVLNHGPRNALPEGYAPAQVADRLNAVATQIIAVRGNCDSEVDQMLLHFPITAPWQQILMEERRLFLTHGHLFGPTNLPALNTGDVLVYGHTHLPVAQQQEGLYHFNPGSVSIPKGGYAASYGILDDNMLSVIALNDQSIIAQVAINS, encoded by the coding sequence ATGAAACTGATGTTCGCATCGGACATTCATGGTTCTTTACCCGCCACGGAACGTGTGCTTGAACGGTTTGGGCAAAGCGGCGCGCGTTGGCTGGTAATATTGGGTGATGTGCTTAACCACGGGCCGCGAAATGCGTTACCTGAAGGCTATGCGCCAGCCCAGGTTGCTGACCGCCTGAACGCGGTGGCGACACAGATTATTGCCGTGCGCGGCAACTGCGATAGCGAAGTGGATCAGATGTTGCTGCATTTCCCGATAACGGCGCCGTGGCAGCAAATATTGATGGAAGAGAGACGGCTCTTTTTGACGCATGGGCATCTCTTCGGGCCGACAAACCTGCCTGCTTTGAATACCGGCGATGTGTTGGTTTACGGTCATACTCATTTGCCGGTGGCGCAACAGCAAGAAGGGCTATATCACTTTAATCCCGGTTCGGTGAGTATCCCGAAAGGTGGATATGCGGCAAGCTACGGTATTCTGGATGATAATATGTTGAGCGTAATCGCACTCAATGATCAAAGTATCATTGCGCAGGTCGCGATTAATTCGTAA
- the yfcF gene encoding glutathione transferase, which produces MSKPVIVLWSDANFFSPYVLSAWVALQEKGLSFTLKTRDLGKGEHLQPSWRGYALTQRVPVLETDDFELSESSAIAEYLEERFAPPQWERIYPHDLQKRARARQIQAWLRSDLLPLREERSTDVVFAGAKKAPLSEAGKASAAKLFATAEALLGQGMQNLFGEWCIADTDLALMINRLALHGDDVPAPLTEYAAFQWQRASVQRFIALSAKRSG; this is translated from the coding sequence ATGAGTAAGCCTGTTATTGTGCTGTGGTCTGATGCGAATTTTTTCTCTCCCTACGTATTGTCCGCCTGGGTGGCGTTACAAGAAAAAGGGCTTTCCTTTACGCTGAAAACCCGCGATTTGGGTAAAGGAGAACATCTGCAACCTTCCTGGCGGGGATATGCGCTGACGCAGCGCGTACCGGTGCTGGAAACAGACGATTTTGAGCTGAGCGAATCGTCTGCTATTGCGGAATACCTGGAGGAGCGTTTTGCACCGCCACAGTGGGAGCGTATCTATCCGCACGATTTACAAAAACGGGCCCGCGCGCGACAGATTCAGGCGTGGCTACGCAGCGATTTACTGCCGCTTCGCGAAGAACGGTCTACCGACGTGGTATTTGCCGGGGCGAAAAAAGCGCCGCTAAGCGAGGCTGGAAAAGCCAGCGCGGCAAAATTGTTTGCTACAGCTGAAGCGCTATTGGGACAAGGGATGCAAAATTTATTTGGCGAGTGGTGCATTGCCGATACCGATTTGGCTTTGATGATCAATCGCCTGGCGCTGCATGGCGATGACGTGCCGGCGCCGTTGACGGAGTATGCAGCATTCCAGTGGCAACGTGCTTCCGTACAGCGTTTTATTGCGCTTTCCGCGAAGCGTTCAGGCTGA
- the yfcG gene encoding GSH-dependent disulfide bond oxidoreductase has product MIDLYYAPTPNGHKITLFLEEAELAYRLLKVDISKGNQFRPDFLAISPNNKIPAIVDHTPADGGQPLSLFESGEILLYLAEKSGKLLSGELRERHTTLQWLFWQVSGLGPMLGQNHHFNHFAPQTIPYAIERYQVETQRLYNVLNKRLEASPWLGGDHYSIADIASWPWVNAHQRQRIDLDTYPAVYNWFERIRTRPATARAMLQAQLHCNSTKE; this is encoded by the coding sequence ATGATTGATCTTTACTACGCCCCTACGCCCAACGGGCATAAGATTACGCTGTTTCTGGAAGAGGCAGAGCTGGCGTATCGTTTGTTAAAAGTGGATATCAGTAAGGGCAACCAGTTTCGCCCTGACTTTTTGGCTATCTCTCCCAATAATAAAATTCCTGCCATCGTCGATCACACTCCGGCAGACGGTGGTCAACCGCTTAGCCTTTTTGAATCTGGTGAAATTCTTCTCTATCTGGCGGAAAAAAGCGGCAAACTGCTTAGCGGAGAGCTGCGTGAACGCCATACCACGCTGCAGTGGCTCTTCTGGCAGGTCAGCGGATTGGGACCGATGTTGGGCCAGAACCATCACTTTAATCACTTTGCGCCGCAAACTATTCCTTATGCGATTGAACGTTATCAGGTTGAAACACAACGCTTATATAACGTGTTGAATAAGCGGCTGGAAGCTTCTCCCTGGCTGGGCGGCGACCACTACAGTATTGCCGATATCGCCAGTTGGCCGTGGGTCAACGCCCACCAGCGTCAGCGAATCGACCTTGATACCTATCCGGCGGTGTATAACTGGTTTGAACGTATCCGCACGCGCCCTGCGACAGCGCGCGCCATGTTACAAGCGCAACTGCACTGTAACAGTACGAAAGAGTAA
- a CDS encoding TIGR01777 family oxidoreductase, protein MQILITGGTGLIGRHLIPRLLTLGHQVMVVTRNPDKARQILDSRVTLWRGLADKTHFNEIDAIVNLAGEPIADKRWTSQQKEQLCQSRWTITQKLVDLIHASATPPAVLISGSATGYYGDLGDVVVTEDEPPHNEFTHKLCARWEQIALSAQSERTRVCLLRTGVVLAPQGGILGKMVPPFRLGLGGPVGNGRQYLAWIHIDDMVNGILWLLDNDLRGPFNMVSPYPVHNEHFAHALGRVLRRPAIIRIPATAIRVLMGESSVLVLGGQRALPKRLEAAGFAFRWYDVEEALADVIR, encoded by the coding sequence ATGCAAATTCTGATTACCGGCGGTACGGGCCTGATTGGGCGTCATCTTATTCCTCGTCTGTTAACGCTGGGGCATCAGGTGATGGTCGTGACACGCAACCCTGATAAAGCGCGTCAGATCCTCGATTCCAGGGTCACATTATGGAGAGGGCTGGCGGATAAAACTCACTTCAATGAGATTGACGCTATCGTTAATCTGGCTGGTGAACCGATTGCAGATAAACGCTGGACGTCGCAGCAAAAAGAACAGTTATGCCAAAGCCGCTGGACTATCACGCAAAAGCTGGTGGATTTAATTCATGCCAGCGCAACACCGCCCGCGGTGTTGATATCCGGTTCCGCCACGGGCTATTACGGCGATTTAGGCGACGTTGTCGTCACGGAAGACGAACCGCCACACAATGAATTTACGCATAAACTTTGCGCTCGCTGGGAGCAGATTGCCTTGAGCGCGCAAAGTGAGCGGACCCGTGTCTGTCTGCTACGTACCGGCGTCGTGCTGGCTCCACAAGGTGGGATTCTGGGGAAAATGGTTCCGCCATTCCGCCTTGGCCTCGGCGGCCCTGTGGGTAATGGTCGGCAATACCTGGCCTGGATTCATATTGACGATATGGTCAACGGTATCCTGTGGCTGCTGGATAACGATCTTCGCGGTCCCTTCAATATGGTCTCGCCGTATCCCGTCCATAATGAGCATTTTGCTCATGCGCTGGGGCGCGTGCTGCGCCGCCCGGCGATTATCCGTATTCCGGCGACGGCAATCCGCGTATTGATGGGAGAGTCGTCAGTGCTGGTGCTGGGCGGACAGCGGGCGCTGCCGAAACGTCTTGAAGCGGCCGGATTCGCGTTTCGCTGGTATGACGTAGAAGAGGCACTGGCGGATGTGATTCGGTAA
- the hisP gene encoding histidine ABC transporter ATP-binding protein HisP, which yields MSENKLHVIDLHKRYGGHEVLKGVSLQARAGDVISIIGSSGSGKSTFLRCINFLEKPSEGTIIVNGQNINLVRDQDWQLKVADKNQLRLLRTRLTMVFQHFNLWSHMTVLENVMEAPIQVLGLSKHESRERALKYLAKVGIDERAQGKYPVHLSGGQQQRVSIARALAMEPDVLLFDEPTSALDPELVGEVLRIMQQLAEEGKTMVVVTHEMGFARHVSSHVIFLHQGKIEEEGNPEQLFGNPQSPRLQQFLKGSLK from the coding sequence ATGTCAGAAAATAAATTACACGTTATCGATTTGCACAAACGCTACGGCGGTCATGAAGTGCTGAAAGGGGTATCGCTGCAGGCCCGCGCCGGAGATGTGATTAGCATTATCGGCTCGTCCGGTTCCGGTAAAAGCACTTTTTTGCGCTGCATTAACTTCCTCGAAAAACCGAGCGAAGGCACGATAATCGTGAATGGCCAGAATATTAATCTGGTGCGCGACCAGGACTGGCAGCTCAAAGTGGCGGATAAAAACCAGCTACGTCTGTTACGTACCCGCCTGACGATGGTGTTTCAGCACTTTAATCTCTGGAGCCATATGACGGTGCTGGAAAATGTCATGGAGGCACCGATTCAGGTACTGGGATTGAGCAAGCATGAATCGCGGGAGCGGGCGCTGAAATATCTGGCGAAGGTGGGGATTGATGAACGCGCCCAGGGTAAATATCCTGTTCACCTTTCCGGCGGCCAACAACAACGCGTGTCTATTGCGCGCGCGCTGGCGATGGAACCTGACGTTTTACTGTTCGATGAACCCACTTCGGCGCTCGATCCTGAACTGGTCGGTGAAGTGTTGCGCATTATGCAGCAACTGGCGGAAGAGGGAAAAACGATGGTGGTGGTCACGCATGAAATGGGTTTTGCCCGCCATGTTTCTTCGCACGTTATTTTTCTGCATCAGGGGAAAATTGAAGAAGAGGGCAATCCGGAGCAGCTGTTCGGCAATCCGCAAAGCCCGCGTTTACAGCAATTCCTGAAAGGCTCGTTGAAATAA
- the hisM gene encoding histidine ABC transporter permease HisM, with product MIEIIQEYWKSLLWTDGYRFTGVAITLWLLISSVVMGGVLAVILAVGRVSGNKFIRFPIWLFTYVFRGTPLYVQLLVFYSGMYTLEIVKGTDLLNAFFRSGLNCTVLALTLNTCAYTTEIFAGAIRSVPHGEIEAARAYGFSSFKMYRCIILPSALRIALPAYSNEVILMLHSTALAFTATVPDLLKIARDINSATYQPFTAFGIAAVLYLLISYVLISLFRRAERRWLQHVSSK from the coding sequence GTGATTGAGATTATTCAGGAGTACTGGAAATCCCTGCTGTGGACGGATGGCTATCGTTTTACCGGCGTGGCGATTACGTTGTGGCTGTTAATCTCATCGGTGGTGATGGGCGGCGTTCTGGCGGTGATTCTGGCAGTGGGCCGCGTGTCCGGCAATAAATTCATCCGTTTTCCCATCTGGCTGTTTACGTATGTTTTTCGCGGCACGCCGCTGTACGTACAACTGCTGGTGTTCTATTCGGGAATGTATACGCTGGAAATTGTCAAAGGTACCGACCTTCTTAATGCGTTTTTTCGCAGCGGGCTGAATTGTACCGTATTGGCGCTGACGCTAAATACCTGCGCATACACTACGGAGATTTTCGCTGGCGCGATTCGCTCGGTGCCGCATGGTGAAATTGAAGCGGCGCGGGCGTACGGTTTCTCATCGTTTAAAATGTATCGCTGCATTATCTTGCCGTCGGCATTACGTATCGCCTTGCCTGCCTACAGCAACGAAGTGATTTTAATGCTGCACTCTACGGCGCTGGCGTTTACCGCGACGGTGCCGGATTTGTTGAAAATCGCCCGTGATATCAACTCTGCGACTTACCAGCCGTTTACCGCGTTTGGCATTGCCGCCGTGTTGTATTTACTCATTTCGTATGTCCTGATAAGCCTGTTCCGTCGGGCGGAAAGACGCTGGTTGCAGCACGTTTCCTCTAAATAA
- a CDS encoding histidine ABC transporter permease HisQ, with translation MLYGFSGVILQGAIVTLELALSSVVLAVLIGLVGAGAKLSQSRVTGLIFEGYTTLIRGIPDLVLMLLIFYGLQIALNAVTDSLGLNQIDIDPMVAGIITLGFIYGAYFTETFRGAFMAVPKGHIEAATAFGFTRGQTFRRIMFPAMMRYALPGIGNNWQVILKATALVSLLGLEDVVKATQLAGKSTWEPFYFAVVCGLIYLVFTTVSNGVLLLLERRYSVGVKRADL, from the coding sequence ATGCTGTACGGGTTTTCAGGCGTAATTTTACAGGGCGCTATCGTCACGCTGGAACTGGCGCTCAGTTCCGTAGTGCTGGCTGTGCTTATCGGCCTTGTCGGCGCGGGGGCGAAGCTTTCGCAAAGCCGGGTGACGGGGCTCATCTTTGAAGGGTATACCACTCTGATTCGTGGGATACCGGATCTGGTATTAATGCTGCTGATATTTTACGGATTGCAAATTGCGCTTAACGCAGTAACTGATTCGTTGGGTCTTAATCAGATTGATATAGATCCGATGGTGGCCGGTATTATCACTCTCGGTTTCATCTACGGGGCCTATTTTACGGAAACCTTCCGCGGCGCCTTTATGGCGGTGCCGAAAGGCCATATTGAAGCTGCGACAGCATTTGGTTTTACCCGCGGGCAAACGTTCCGGCGGATTATGTTTCCGGCAATGATGCGTTACGCCCTGCCGGGGATCGGCAATAACTGGCAAGTGATACTCAAAGCGACGGCACTGGTGTCGCTGCTGGGCCTGGAAGATGTTGTCAAGGCCACGCAGCTTGCCGGTAAAAGTACCTGGGAGCCTTTCTATTTCGCTGTCGTGTGCGGACTCATCTACCTGGTATTTACCACCGTCTCCAATGGCGTTTTGCTCTTACTTGAGCGTCGTTATTCCGTGGGCGTGAAGAGGGCCGATCTGTGA